The DNA segment AGGAGGACATCAGGGCCGCAGCGCTTCAGTACGTACGGAAGGTCTCCGGCTTCCGGGCCCCCGCCGCGCACAACCGCGCGGTGTTCGACCGGGCCGTCGACGAGATCGCCCGTGCGACGCAGACACTCCTCGCCGACCTGGAGGTACGAGGGGGCGGGTCAGGAACACCGAAGGGGGCCGCGCAGGCGTAGGGGAGCGAGGCCCCGCTCGCGGGCCGGCCCGGAGCCGGTCCGTTATGACGAGAGCTGAGCCGGAGCCGGACCGGCATGACGAGGCCGGTGCGCGCCCGCAGGGGTTACGAGGCCGGCGCGGGCACCGGCTCGGGGCGCCGTATCAGCAGTGCGGCCACCGTGCCCGCGCCGAACAGGGCGAAGAGCGAGACCGCTGTGCCCAGCCAGCTCGTGCCCAGCCACTGGCCGCCGAAGTACCCGAGCCCCACGCTGTAGCCCGCCCAGGCCACGCCTGCCAAAGCGGACCAGGGCAGGAACTCCTTCGCCCTGCGGTGTGCGGCGCCCGCGCCCAGCGAGACGACCGAGCGGCCGGCCGGTGCGAAGCGCGCTATCACCACGAGCAGCCCGCCGCCCCGCGCCAGCGCCATGCCGAGGCGTTCCTGCGCGCTGGTGAGACGTCTGGAGCGTGCGATGGCCCGGTCGAGCCGTTCGCCTCCCCGCCAGGCCAGCCGGTACGCGACCAGGTCGCCGACGACCGAGGCGACCGCGGCGCACGCGGTGAGGATCAGCAGGTCCGGGACATTGTGCGGGACTTCACCGGCCACCGTGGTCGAACCGGCGGCGGCGCCCGTGGCCGCCGTGATCACCAGGACCCCGCTGGGGAGCAGCGGCACGAAGACGTCGAGGACGACGGAGAGCGCTACCACGGCATAGATCCATGGACTGTCGGTCAACGACCGCACACTCTCGAACACCGGACTCCCCGTTCGTGAAGGCGCCGCGGCGTCGCAGGGGAGCGGCAGGTGCGGCTGTACAGCCATACAGCGTACGCGGCGAGGTTCCGCAGCTACCCGCCGGGGCCGGTGATGTTCGAAAGATCCCGTTCACCCGTATGACTGCTCCCGTGCGGGGGTTTGGCCGCGCTGCACCCAGGCTGGGGCCGTACAGCTGTACAGCTGTACAGCTGTACAGCCGCGGAGCAGCAGCGGCGGACGAACGAACGAGCACGAGGAGCGGACGATGGTCGTGGCAGGGGTACTGGCCGGAGCGGCGGCACTGGCGATGCTCACAGGCGGCGGGGCGGCGCCCGCGGGAAGCGCGTCTCCGGGGAACACCAAGGTCGCCGACGCGCCCGCGGGCGTGTACTGGCAGCGCGTCCACGCGCGGTTCGCGCCGCCCACCGCGTTCATCACGTCGTCCGCGGTGACGTACGACCTGACGCTGGTGCCCGCGGCTGCCGGGATCGAGGTCGAGCAGTCCACGAGCCCCTCGGGCACCCGTGTGACGGCGCGGCTGGCCGGGCTGAAGTCCGGGCACCCGTTCGGGATGCGGGTGCACACCAGGCCCTGCGGCAGCACCCCCGGCGCGGCGGGCCCGCGCTATCTGCGCGACGCGGACGGCCGGACGCCGGGCCCCGGCGACGAGGTGCGGCTGGATTTCACCACGGACGCCCAGGGTGCGGCCACAGTGACCGCGCGGCACGCGTGGAACTTCCGGCCCGGCGGCGCCGGATCGGTCGTGATCTACGGGGCGCGGGGTGGCGCGGCAGACCCCGTCGCATGCTTCACGGTGCCGTTCGGACCGCTGGCAGGCCCCGCCGCGTAGGACACCGGGCGGGGCCTGCCGTGCCCGTCAGGCCGCCACCGGGGCCGGCTCGGTGGCGCGCCGGCGGGTCACGAGCAGGGAGTCCAGTGCCAGCGCGCCCGGACCGGTGAACACGAGGAGCAGGAAGGCCCAGCAGAACATCACCGAGGGCTCACCGCCGTTCTGGATCGGCCACAGGGCGTTGGGCTGGTGCACATGGAAGTACGCGAAGGCCATCGAGCCCGAGGCGATGAACGCGGCCGGGCGCGTCAGCAGCCCGGTCAGTACCAGTACGCCGCCGACGAGTTCGATGACGGCCGCGTACCCGTCGGGCCAACTGCCCGCCGACACCGTGCCGCCGCCCGACGCGCCGCCGAGCACGCCGAAGAGGGATGCCGCGCCGTGGCAGGCGAAGAGCAGGCCGACCACGGCGCGGAAGAGAGCCAGGACGTACGGGCGTGCCAGGTCGGCCCGCCGGCCGAGTGAGGACACTGCCGGGGATATCGCTGAAGGCATGACGGTGGGACTCCTTCGGTGGGGTGACCGGAGCAGCCTTAGATTAGGTATGCCTGACTAGAACTTGCAAGTTCAACATTCGGTCAGGATTACCGGTCCCCGCCCGGCTCTTCTCCTCCCTGCTCGTCCCTTTTCCTCTCCTCGCCCCTGCTCCTCCTGGCCGGTTCTCCCGCCGCACCTCATCGGCCGACCGCCCGCTCGCGGTCAGTGCCGGTCAGCGGAACGCCGGACGTCAGTTCCGGGTCAACTCCCGGTCCAGTACGGTCTCCAGCCGGTCGCCCGCTCCGTCGCGCCGCGCCTGTATCAGCCGCAGCCGGGAGGCGCGGCCCCGCAGATCGAGGGTCATCAGCTGGTTGCCGAACCACGGCCCGCCGCCGTCCCTGCGCCAGCCGACCGGCGGGTCCTCCAGCCGCCCGTGCCTGCGCAGGGCCCGGCCGAGCGCCCGGCCCGCGCGGCTCCAGCCGAACCGGAAACCGAAACGGACGTACGCGGGAACGCTGTTGTGCACGGGGGAGCAGGTCAGCTGGAGCACCAGCGAGTCCGGGACCGAGGGCTGCGGCTGCCCCGCCGGGAGCGGTGACCGCGCCGCGCCCCGCGGCCAGTGCGGCTCGGCGACGTACGCATGGTGGACATCGCCCGACAGCACACAGATCGTCGCGGGTGCCCCTTCGCCGGTGCCCGCGTCGGCGATCAGCCGGGTCAGCTCCCCGAAGGAGTCGGGGAAAGCGGCCCAGTGCTCCAGATCCGCCGCCCTGCGCAGCTTCTCGCCGAACCGCGCCCAGCGTGCGCCGCGCACTCCGGCGCAGAGCGCCGCGTCCCAGCTCTCCGCGTCATGGATCAGCGGTGGCAGCAGCCAGGGGAGCGACGTCCCGATCAGGAGGTGGTCGTAGCTCCCCGGGCCGTCCAGCAGCTGATCGCGCAGCCACTGTGTTTCCTCGGGGTCGAGCATGGCGCGATGCTGTTCGTCCAGGACGCGGGCGGCGCGTGAGTCGACCATCAGCAGCCGGGTACGGCCGAAGTCGCGGCGGTAACTCCAGCGGGTGAAGGCGTGGTCGGCATCGGCCGCCGCGGCGAACTTCCGCAGCGCTTCGGTGCCGTCCGGCGCCGCGCGCACCGTCGCGTACAGCTCGTCGTCCGCCAGCTCGGCGGGGGAGAGGTTGCCGAGGTGCTGGTGGACCCAGTACGACATCAGCCCGCTGAGAATGCGCTCCTGCCACCAGTCCGTGGCGCGGATCTCCTGCTGCCAGGCGGCGCTGGTGTTCCAGTCGTCGATGACATCGTGATCGTCGAAGACCATACAACTGGGGACGGTGGAGAGCAGCCAGCGCACCTCCGGGTCGAGCCACGATTCGTAGTAGAGGCGGGTGTACTCCTCGTAGTCCGCGACCTCCGCGCCCGGCGCCTCGCGCAGATCGCGGCGGGCGGCCAGCCAGTCCCGGGTGTCCGCCGACACTTCGTCCGCGTACACCTGGTCGCCCAGCAGGAGCAGCACGTCGGGCCGATCGCCCGGCGGTCCCGCGGCCAGTGAGGCGGCGAGTGTGTCCAGCGCGTCGGGGCCCACCGGGTCGGCCTCGTCATGGGCCGGGGCGGCCCAGCGGCAGGACCCGAAGGAGACCCGTACGTCCGGAGCACTCGCCGAACTGCCCTCTCCCGTAACGGGGTTGGGGGTACGTATGGTGCTCGGGGGGAAGCGCGAGTCCGGTGGTGGCCACACCTGCTCGCCGTCCAGCCGTATCCCGTACGGCGTCTCCGTCCCCGGTGAGAGTCCGGTCACCGGGACGAGCGCGTAGTGGTGCCCGGCGATCTGGAACGTACGGGACTCACCGCCCGCGCCGTCCGGGCACCGGACCTCGACCGTGCAGGGCCGGTCGGCCTCGACCCAGACGGTCGCCGACTCCCCTCGGTCCCAGTCGACGTACCTCAGCAGTGGTCCCAGGCGCAGCCCGGCCATGGATGTCCTCCTTCGTCGCCCCGTACCGTACGGAACGGGGCGACGAAGGGGCATGGCCGGGTTCCTGCCGGAAACCGCTCAGCAGTCGCTCAGCAGCCGTTCAGCACCCCGTCGAGCGCCGTCTTCTCCGCCGAGTCGACCGTGAGCTTGTAGTAGTGCTTCACCTCCACCCAGGCGCGGACGTAGGTGCACTTGTAGGCGGCACGCGAAGGCAGCCACTTGGCCGGGTCCTTGTCGCCCTTGGACTGGTTGACGTTGTCGGTCACCGCGATGAGCTGCGGCCGGGTCAGGTCGTTGGCGTACGCCTGCCGCTGTGCGGTGGTCCAGCTGCTGGCGCCCGAACGCCAGGCCTCGGCGAGCGGGACCATGTGGTCGATGTCCACGTCGGACGACGCGGTCCAGGTCGCTCCGTCGTACTCGGAGTACCAACTGCCGCTGGTGGCGGCGCAGGTGGAGCTCTGGACGACGTTCGTCCCGTCGCGCTTGAGCACCACCTCACGGGTGTCGCAGGCGCCGGACTGAGTGATCCAGTGCGGGAACTTGTCCCGGCTGTAGCCGCTGGACGAGCCTTCGGCGGCGACGGTGAGGGAGCTGAGGTAGGTCCGTGCGGTGGCCGCGCTCACCGGGGTGGGCATGGCGGCCTGGGCGGAGGGGGCGGTGACGAGACCGGCGAGGGTGATTCCCGCGGTCGCGGTGAGTACCGCGATGCGACGCGCGTAGACACCTGAGACACCTGACATGCGAACTCCTGTGGGGTGGAGGGGCTTTGCCGATCCGGCTCGGCCATCGTGGTGGCGCCGGATTTCCGTGGGGTGGGCGCCGGGTAACAGCCTGGCGACATGTGCACGTCACATCAAGGGGGCTGTCGATGTTTGACGCTTGGGCGGATTTCCCGCACAGCCGTACGGTTCGGGTGTGCGGCCCCCGGCCGGGTCACCCCCGGTGTCGCTCCCGGGGTGCTTCCGCTGGTCGTGGCCCCGGTGGAGGTCCGTGTCCGGCTGGACCCTGCTGGTGAAATCCATGCGATGGGGCCGCGTGCGGTGGTTCCGGTGCCGGTTGTCGCACTTTTGGTCGGCTAGGTCACCCGATCGGGCTTTTGTCCGTGATGTGTGGCTGCTGATGGAGCTGTGACGGGGGAGCTCCGGCTGCTGTGCCCGGTGCCCTGCTGCCCGGGATCGTCCGGGCCTCGGACGCGGGACCGGGCCTCGGGTGTGGGACCGGGCCTCGGACGCGGGTCCGGGCCTCGGGTGTGGGTCCGGTCACTCTCCCCGGTGCCCGGCCGGGCCGGTGGCCTGCGGGCCGGACGTGCCGCCGGGCCGGTGCCGTATCGTGTACGGAGCAGAAGGGGAGTAGCTCTTCGCCGGAACGTCGACATACTGCTGAACCCCGGTTCGGCCGGCGCCCGGAGGCGGATCTTCTTGGAGACCCGCCAGCGAGACCTTCGGCAGCAGTGTCCTGTTGACGCTGCCGTGCCGAAGCGACCCCTTTTCTCTCCGAGTCAGGTCCTCCGGTGCGGTCAGCCCGAACCGATTGAGGAATCAATCCGTGATCAGCTTCACGATCCTGGCGATCACCTTCGGCGTGGTCTTTCTCGCCGAACTCCCCGACAAGACCGCTCTCGCCGGTCTGATGCTGGGCACCCGCTACCGGGCCTCGTACGTCTTCGTGGGGGTCGCGGCGGCCTTCGCCGTCCATGTCGCACTCGCCATCGCCGCGGGCAGCGTGCTGACCCTGATTCCGCACCGGCTGCTTCAGGCGATCGTCGGCGCGCTCTTCCTCGCGGGGGCGGCGATGCTGCTCTTCAAGAAGGACGAGGAGGAGGAAGAGGTGAAGGCCCCCGCCGACCAGTCCTTCTGGAAGGTGGCCGGGGCCGGTTTCATGCTGATCCTCGTCGCCGAGTTCGGTGACCTGACCCAGATCATGACGGCGAACCTGGCGGCCCGCTACGACAGCCCGGTCTCGGTGGGCATCGGTGCGGTGCTGGCGCTCTGGGCGGTGGGCGGTCTGGGCATCCTCGGTGGCCGCAAGCTGATGAAGCACGTACCGCTGAGGCTGATCACGAAGATCGCCGCCGGTCTGATGCTGGTGCTCGCGGGATTCAGCCTGTACGAGGCCATCGCGGGCTGACCCGGCAGGTCCCGGCGGGTCCCGGTGGGACGGGTGGAAGGGGCGGGGGAGCGGGGGGTCCCGCAGGCGCGGTCCGTCCCGCCGGGTCCGCTCCGGTCGGCCGGTGAGCCGCGCGGCCCGCGCCGGTCGGCCGGTGAGTGGTGAGGTGGCCCGGCCCCGCGGCCCCGGCGTGGCCCGTCAGTCCGTGAGGTGGACCAGCAGGGAGCCGTCGTCCGCCCGCTCGACGCGGATCCGCGTCAGGTCGGGCACCTGTGCGGTCGGCCGGTGGGCGGTGGCGCGCGGGCCCACGCCCACGACGCGCATGCCGGCCGCCCGGCCCGCGGCGATCCCCGCCTCCGAGTCCTCGAAGACGATGCAGTCCTCGGGGGCGAAGCCCAGCTCGGCCGCGCCCTTGAGGAAGCCCTCCGGGTCCGGCTTGCTGGCGCCGACGCTCTCCGCTGTGACCCGGACCTCCGGCATGGGCAGACCTGCGGCCGTCATCCGGGCCCGTGCGAGCGCCGCGTCCGCCGAGGTGACCAGGGCGTGCGGAAGGCCGGTCAAGGACGCCATGAAGGCCGGTGCGCCGGGGATCGGGACGACGCCCTCGGTGTCGGCGGTCTCCAGGGCGAGCATCGCGCGGTTGTCGGCGTAGTTCTCCTCCACGGGGCGGCCCGGGAGCAGGATGGCCATCGTCGCGTACCCCTGGCGGCCGTGCACCACCTTGAGTGCCTCGTGCGGGTCCAGGCCGTGGGCGACGGCCCAGCGGTGCCAGATGCGCTCGACGACGGCGTCGGAGTTCACCAGCGTCCCGTCCATGTCGAGGAGCACGGCCTTGCACGCACCCACGAGTCGTTCGTTGCTCAAGGCATCCATCCTCTATGTCCTGTCGTGTATGTCCTGTGGCGATTCTTTGTTTCACCACGATACAAAAGATGTGAGGGCTCTTCATCCGTGCAGGTGCGGCGGAGTTTGCCACCCCGGCGTACAGGCGTGCAGACCTCTTGACATGTATCAATTCAGAATTGATGCTGCATGAAACTATCCATGCACGCCTGTCGGCTCCGTGTGCCGCAGCCGGCGGGCGGGCCGCCCCGAGCAGCCGTGACCGAGGGGACAACCTGACCCGATGGCAGACACCGGCACCTCCTCACCACCCCCCGCTCCTGCCTCGCCTCCTGCCCCGGCCACGTCGTACTCCTTCGACGACGCGCCCCTCAACCGCTTCCACCTCAAGGTCACCGCGCTGACCTTCGGTGCCAACTTCTCCGACGGGTACCAGCTCGGCGTCATCGGCATCGCCCTCACCCTCATGGCCCCGCAGATGGGCCTGGGCGCCGTCTGGCAGGGCATGCTCGGCGCGTCCGCCCTCATCGGCAGCATCGCCCTCGGCTGGCTCGCCGACCGCATCGGCCGGCAGAAGCTCTACACGCTGAACTTCGCCCTCATCACGGTCGCCTCGGTGGCCCAGATCTGAGGGCCGCATCGAGGAGGCGCGGGCCGTCGTCGCGCGGTACATCGGCCCGAACGTCGACTTCGAATCGGTCCGCAGCACCCCGCAGTCCGAGACCTCCTCGTCCGGCTCCTACCGGGACCTGTTCAGCCACGAGCAGTGGCGCGCCACCACGTTCGGGATCTTGTACTACAACTGCCAGGTCATCCCGTACTTCGCCATCTACACCTTCCTGCCCGTGGTGCTCGCGAAGTTCGCGATGGACGAGAGCGTCACCGTGGACGGCCTGCTCAACGGCTTCCTCTTCCTCGGGAGCGTCGCCGGTCTGTGGTGCGTGGCCCGCTTCTCGCGACGCGCCTTCGTCACCGGCTCGTTCGTCGTGATGGCGCTCGCGCTCGGTCCGATGGGGCTCTGGCCGGGTGGGCCGAAGCTGCTGCTCTTCGTGCTCTTCCTGGTGTTCACCCTGGTGATGTCGGCGGCCTCCAACCTCGACCAGGTCTATCCCCCCGAGCTGTTCCCGACCCCCCTCCGGGGCTCCGGCGTCGGCCTGCTGAACGGGCTCAGCCGGGTGGGCTCCGCCATCGGTACGTTCCTGTTGCCGCTCTCCATCGACCACCTCGGCTTCGCCACCTCGATGACCATCCTCGCGGGCTTCCTCGTGCTCGGTGCGGTCGTCTCGGCGGCCTGGGCGCCGGAGACCGCGGGCGCGGCCCTTGAGTGATCTGTTCCGAATCTGTTCCGGCCTCTGTTCCGGCCCGAGGCGCGGAGACGGGGACAAGGTGGTCCCGCCCGCCGGTCAGGGTGTGCGGGCGGAACCACTTTGTTTCGTCAGGGTACAAAATAAAGTGTGCTGAGCGCCAGAGGCAGTGCCCCCCGGCCCGAGGCGGCACCGGTCCCCGCCCCGTCACCCGCTCGGCGGTGGCCGGTTCTGCTGGGTACGCGGTCCCCGCCCCGTCCTTCGGCGGATCCGGTGGTGGATCCGGGGGCCGCGTTGTACGGCCGGACCCGCAGCGGATCGCCGGCCTCATGGCCCACCGGGGCCGCCCCCTTCGGCTCGTGGCTGAACCGGCGGCTGAACTCGCGGCGTCCATGCCGCAGCACCAGGATGGGAGGCATGGCTCAGGAAACCCCGGCACCCCCGGCGGCGCCGGTGGCGGCCGACGGGCAACCCCAGCGGTCCGTCCTCGTGGCGATCGGCGCCCTGCTGCTCGGAATGCTCCTCGCCGCCCTCGACCAGACGATCGTCTCCACCGCACTCCCCACGATCGTCAGCGACCTCGGGGGCATGGAGCATCTGTCCTGGGTGGTCACGGCGTACATGCTGGCCTCGACCGCCGCCACACCGCTCTGGGGGAAGCTCGGCGACCAGTACGGCCGCAAAAAGCTCTTCCAGACGGCCATCGTCATCTTCCTGGTCGGCTCCGCCCTCTGCGGTGTCGCGCAGAACATGCCGCAGCTCATCGGCTTCCGCGCGCTCCAGGGCCTCGGCGGCGGGGGCCTGATGGTGCTGTCGATGGCGATCGTCGGCGACATCGTCCCGCCCCGTGAACGCGGCAAGTACCAGGGGCTGTTCGGTGCCGTCTTCGGCGCGACGAGCGTCCTGGGGCCGCTGCTCGGCGGGCTCTTCACCGAACACCTCACCTGGCGCTGGGTGTTCTACATCAACCTCCCCATCGGCGTGATCGCCCTCGGTGTCATCGCCGCCGTGCTGCACATCCCGGTCCGCTCGACGAAGCACACCATCGACTACCTCGGTACGTTCCTCATCGCGTCCGTCGCCACCTGCCTGGTGCTCGTCGCCTCGCTCGGCGGCTCCACCTGGGCCTGGGCGTCGGCGCAGATCATCGGGCTCGCGGTGCTGGCCGTCGTGCTGCTCGCCGCCTTCCTGCGCGTCGAACGGGGCGCCGCCGAACCCGTACTGCCCCTGAAGCTCTTCCGTATCAGGACCTTCGTCCTCTGCTCGCTCATCAGCTTCATCGTCGGCTTCTCGATGTTCGGCGCGATGACCTATCTGCCGACCTTCCTCCAGGTCGTCCAGGGCGTCTCGCCGACCATGTCCGGCGTGCACATGCTGCCGATGGTCTTCGGCCTGCTGCTCTCCTCGACCGCCTCCGGCCAGATCGTCAGCCGCACCGGCCGCTGGAAGGTCTTCCCGGTCGCCGGGACGGGCATCACCGCGATCGGGCTCGCGCTGCTGCACCGGCTGACCGAGCACAGCTCCACCTGGTCGATGAGCCTCAGCTTCTTCGTGTTCGGCCTGGGACTCGGCCTGGTCATGCAGGTCCTGGTGCTCGTCGTGCAGAACGCCGTGAGCTACCAGGACCTCGGCGTCGCCACCTCGGGCGCCACCTTCTTCCGCTCCATCGGCGCGTCCTTCGGCGTGGCCATCTTCGGCACCATCTTCACGACCCGGCTGCACGGAAAACTCAGCGACGCCCTGGCCGGCCGCCCGCTGCCGCCCGGGGTGAGCGCGGGCAGCCTGCAGGCCGACCCGCGGGCCATCGCCGCACTCCCGCCGAGGCTGCGCCCGCAGGTGCTGCACGCGTACGCCTCGTCCATCACCGATGTGTTCCTGTACGCGGTCCCCGTGGTGCTGCTCGCGTTCGCCGTCTCCTGGTTCCTGAAGGAGGACAAGCTGCGCGGCTCGGTCACCACCCCCGAAGTCACCGAGACACTCGCCTCCAACCCGGTCCAGCGGTCCTCGTACGACGAGGTGATGCGGGCCCTCTCGGTGCTCGGCAGCCGGGAGGGGCGCCGTGAGATCTACGAGACGATCACCGCGAAGGCCGGTTACGACCTGCTCCCCGCCACCAGCTGGCTGCTGCTGCGCATCAAACGCCACGGCCTGGTCGAGCCCGGTCAGCTGGCCGAGACCGCGCCGGTCCCGCTGCGGGCCATCACCGAGGCGGCCCGGCAGGCCGAGGAGCGCGGCCTCGCCGTCCGCGAAGGGGTGCAGCTCGCGCTGACCGACCCGGGCGTGAACGTCGCGGCCCGGCTCGCCAAGGCCCGTGAGGAGTCCCTCGCGGAACTGCTCGGCGACTGGTGGGGTCCCGAACGGCCCACCGATCTGGTCGTCCTGGTCGAGGAGCTGAACGGCGAGCTGTGCGGCTCGGACGCCGAATGGCCGCGCGAGCACGAGCACCGGACGGTCTGACGCGGCCGGCCCCTCCTGCGCCGCTATGGATCGGCAGTCGCAGCTACAGATCAGTGGCCACAGGACAGTTCAGTGGTCACAGGTCGGTGACTACAGATGCTTTCCGTACCAGATCTCCATGTACGGGCCGGTCGCGTACGCCGGTATCTCCTCGTACCCCTGGCGTACGTAGAGCCCGCGCGCCTCGACGAGATCCAGCCGGGTGTTCAGCACCATCCTCGTCGCCCCGAGCCGCCGCGCCGCGTCCTCCAGTGCGGCGA comes from the Streptomyces sp. NBC_01471 genome and includes:
- a CDS encoding DUF2277 domain-containing protein; the encoded protein is MCRSIKTLRPPVLPGEATEEDIRAAALQYVRKVSGFRAPAAHNRAVFDRAVDEIARATQTLLADLEVRGGGSGTPKGAAQA
- a CDS encoding HNH endonuclease family protein, with protein sequence MSGVSGVYARRIAVLTATAGITLAGLVTAPSAQAAMPTPVSAATARTYLSSLTVAAEGSSSGYSRDKFPHWITQSGACDTREVVLKRDGTNVVQSSTCAATSGSWYSEYDGATWTASSDVDIDHMVPLAEAWRSGASSWTTAQRQAYANDLTRPQLIAVTDNVNQSKGDKDPAKWLPSRAAYKCTYVRAWVEVKHYYKLTVDSAEKTALDGVLNGC
- a CDS encoding superoxide dismutase family protein; the encoded protein is MVVAGVLAGAAALAMLTGGGAAPAGSASPGNTKVADAPAGVYWQRVHARFAPPTAFITSSAVTYDLTLVPAAAGIEVEQSTSPSGTRVTARLAGLKSGHPFGMRVHTRPCGSTPGAAGPRYLRDADGRTPGPGDEVRLDFTTDAQGAATVTARHAWNFRPGGAGSVVIYGARGGAADPVACFTVPFGPLAGPAA
- a CDS encoding MFS transporter, which translates into the protein MEEARAVVARYIGPNVDFESVRSTPQSETSSSGSYRDLFSHEQWRATTFGILYYNCQVIPYFAIYTFLPVVLAKFAMDESVTVDGLLNGFLFLGSVAGLWCVARFSRRAFVTGSFVVMALALGPMGLWPGGPKLLLFVLFLVFTLVMSAASNLDQVYPPELFPTPLRGSGVGLLNGLSRVGSAIGTFLLPLSIDHLGFATSMTILAGFLVLGAVVSAAWAPETAGAALE
- a CDS encoding alkaline phosphatase D family protein, which gives rise to MAGLRLGPLLRYVDWDRGESATVWVEADRPCTVEVRCPDGAGGESRTFQIAGHHYALVPVTGLSPGTETPYGIRLDGEQVWPPPDSRFPPSTIRTPNPVTGEGSSASAPDVRVSFGSCRWAAPAHDEADPVGPDALDTLAASLAAGPPGDRPDVLLLLGDQVYADEVSADTRDWLAARRDLREAPGAEVADYEEYTRLYYESWLDPEVRWLLSTVPSCMVFDDHDVIDDWNTSAAWQQEIRATDWWQERILSGLMSYWVHQHLGNLSPAELADDELYATVRAAPDGTEALRKFAAAADADHAFTRWSYRRDFGRTRLLMVDSRAARVLDEQHRAMLDPEETQWLRDQLLDGPGSYDHLLIGTSLPWLLPPLIHDAESWDAALCAGVRGARWARFGEKLRRAADLEHWAAFPDSFGELTRLIADAGTGEGAPATICVLSGDVHHAYVAEPHWPRGAARSPLPAGQPQPSVPDSLVLQLTCSPVHNSVPAYVRFGFRFGWSRAGRALGRALRRHGRLEDPPVGWRRDGGGPWFGNQLMTLDLRGRASRLRLIQARRDGAGDRLETVLDRELTRN
- a CDS encoding VTT domain-containing protein; protein product: MFESVRSLTDSPWIYAVVALSVVLDVFVPLLPSGVLVITAATGAAAGSTTVAGEVPHNVPDLLILTACAAVASVVGDLVAYRLAWRGGERLDRAIARSRRLTSAQERLGMALARGGGLLVVIARFAPAGRSVVSLGAGAAHRRAKEFLPWSALAGVAWAGYSVGLGYFGGQWLGTSWLGTAVSLFALFGAGTVAALLIRRPEPVPAPAS
- a CDS encoding DoxX family protein translates to MPSAISPAVSSLGRRADLARPYVLALFRAVVGLLFACHGAASLFGVLGGASGGGTVSAGSWPDGYAAVIELVGGVLVLTGLLTRPAAFIASGSMAFAYFHVHQPNALWPIQNGGEPSVMFCWAFLLLVFTGPGALALDSLLVTRRRATEPAPVAA
- a CDS encoding MFS transporter, encoding MAQETPAPPAAPVAADGQPQRSVLVAIGALLLGMLLAALDQTIVSTALPTIVSDLGGMEHLSWVVTAYMLASTAATPLWGKLGDQYGRKKLFQTAIVIFLVGSALCGVAQNMPQLIGFRALQGLGGGGLMVLSMAIVGDIVPPRERGKYQGLFGAVFGATSVLGPLLGGLFTEHLTWRWVFYINLPIGVIALGVIAAVLHIPVRSTKHTIDYLGTFLIASVATCLVLVASLGGSTWAWASAQIIGLAVLAVVLLAAFLRVERGAAEPVLPLKLFRIRTFVLCSLISFIVGFSMFGAMTYLPTFLQVVQGVSPTMSGVHMLPMVFGLLLSSTASGQIVSRTGRWKVFPVAGTGITAIGLALLHRLTEHSSTWSMSLSFFVFGLGLGLVMQVLVLVVQNAVSYQDLGVATSGATFFRSIGASFGVAIFGTIFTTRLHGKLSDALAGRPLPPGVSAGSLQADPRAIAALPPRLRPQVLHAYASSITDVFLYAVPVVLLAFAVSWFLKEDKLRGSVTTPEVTETLASNPVQRSSYDEVMRALSVLGSREGRREIYETITAKAGYDLLPATSWLLLRIKRHGLVEPGQLAETAPVPLRAITEAARQAEERGLAVREGVQLALTDPGVNVAARLAKAREESLAELLGDWWGPERPTDLVVLVEELNGELCGSDAEWPREHEHRTV
- a CDS encoding TMEM165/GDT1 family protein, yielding MISFTILAITFGVVFLAELPDKTALAGLMLGTRYRASYVFVGVAAAFAVHVALAIAAGSVLTLIPHRLLQAIVGALFLAGAAMLLFKKDEEEEEVKAPADQSFWKVAGAGFMLILVAEFGDLTQIMTANLAARYDSPVSVGIGAVLALWAVGGLGILGGRKLMKHVPLRLITKIAAGLMLVLAGFSLYEAIAG
- a CDS encoding HAD-IA family hydrolase yields the protein MSNERLVGACKAVLLDMDGTLVNSDAVVERIWHRWAVAHGLDPHEALKVVHGRQGYATMAILLPGRPVEENYADNRAMLALETADTEGVVPIPGAPAFMASLTGLPHALVTSADAALARARMTAAGLPMPEVRVTAESVGASKPDPEGFLKGAAELGFAPEDCIVFEDSEAGIAAGRAAGMRVVGVGPRATAHRPTAQVPDLTRIRVERADDGSLLVHLTD